The Lycium barbarum isolate Lr01 chromosome 10, ASM1917538v2, whole genome shotgun sequence genome includes a region encoding these proteins:
- the LOC132613342 gene encoding cytochrome P450 71AU50-like — MLIVSMDTSSTTVDWVFSELLRHPKVMKKLQNELLEYLDMVIKEVFRLHPIAPLLIPHESVEDCTIDGFDIPKSSRILVNVWAIGRDPEVWSEPEKFVPERFVGSNIDLRGRDFQLLPFGSGRRSCPGLQLGLTIVRLMLAQLVHCFDWKLPNGMMPNDIDMTEKFGLVTTRAQHLMAIPTCRC; from the coding sequence ATGCTAATAGTTTCAATGGACACCTCATCAACAACAGTTGATTGGGTTTTCTCTGAACTTCTAAGGCACCCTAAAGTAATGAAAAAACTACAAAATGAGTTGTTAGAGTACTTAGACATGGTCATTAAAGAAGTCTTTAGGCTTCACCCCATTGCACCACTATTGATTCCTCATGAATCCGTTGAAGATTGCACAATTGATGGCTTTGATATACCTAAAAGTTCAAGAATTTTAGTAAATGTTTGGGCAATCGGAAGAGATCCAGAAGTTTGGTCGGAACCCGAGAAGTTCGTGCCAGAAAGGTTTGTTGGTAGCAACATCGATCTTCGAGGACGTGATTTTCAACTTTTACCGTTTGGCTCTGGGAGAAGAAGTTGCCCTGGATTACAATTAGGTCTCACAATCGTTCGATTAATGCTAGCACAATTGGTTCATTGTTTTGACTGGAAGCTACCAAATGGTATGATGCCAAACGATATAGATATGACTGAGAAATTCGGTTTAGTTACCACTAGAGCTCAACATTTAATGGCTATTCCTACTTGtcggtgttga